In Halapricum desulfuricans, a single window of DNA contains:
- the hypD gene encoding hydrogenase formation protein HypD: MAVESGEPDLQFRDPEKAEQLTDRLEALMDDIGERVTIMHVCGSHEQAIAKYGLRSLLPDGLTIRMGPGCPVCVTDMPEVDEAVALAEEGKIVATYGDMLRVPGTEKSLDDAKADGADVRVVYSASEAAEIAEEEDEEVVFFATGFETTAAPTAAVLTAAPPENFSILSAHKYVPPAMEVVAELPDTDVDGFLAAGHAATITGYGLFEEFVEDYEVPTVVGGFEPIDILFGLAKLLEFIRDDEPGLANAYQRCVSEEGNVPAKETMWDVFETTTGEWRGIAQIPEANLVLREEYSQYDARGRFDIDVDTTSSNPLTEECLCGEIMAGKADPDDCALFGEECTPQDPVGACMVSSEGPCKIWLEYGGQPDI, from the coding sequence ATGGCCGTCGAGAGCGGCGAACCGGACCTGCAATTCCGCGACCCCGAGAAGGCCGAACAGTTGACGGATCGTCTCGAGGCGCTGATGGACGACATCGGCGAGCGCGTGACGATCATGCACGTCTGCGGGAGCCACGAGCAGGCCATCGCGAAGTACGGCCTGCGGAGTCTCCTGCCCGACGGGCTGACGATTCGGATGGGCCCAGGCTGTCCCGTCTGTGTGACCGACATGCCCGAGGTCGACGAGGCGGTCGCGCTCGCCGAGGAGGGCAAAATCGTCGCGACCTACGGGGACATGCTCCGCGTGCCGGGCACCGAGAAGAGTCTCGACGACGCCAAGGCCGACGGAGCGGACGTGCGCGTCGTCTACTCGGCCAGTGAGGCCGCCGAGATCGCCGAAGAAGAAGACGAGGAGGTCGTCTTTTTCGCGACCGGCTTCGAGACGACCGCGGCCCCAACTGCAGCGGTCCTGACCGCCGCTCCGCCGGAGAACTTCTCGATTCTCTCCGCACACAAGTACGTCCCGCCGGCGATGGAGGTCGTCGCCGAACTGCCGGACACGGACGTTGACGGCTTCCTCGCGGCGGGCCACGCCGCGACAATCACCGGCTACGGCCTCTTCGAGGAGTTCGTCGAGGACTACGAGGTGCCGACCGTCGTCGGCGGGTTCGAGCCGATCGACATCCTGTTCGGACTGGCGAAACTGCTCGAGTTCATCCGCGACGACGAACCCGGACTGGCCAACGCCTACCAGCGGTGTGTCTCCGAGGAAGGGAACGTCCCCGCCAAGGAGACGATGTGGGACGTCTTCGAGACGACGACCGGCGAGTGGCGCGGGATCGCACAGATCCCCGAAGCGAACCTCGTCTTACGCGAGGAGTACAGCCAGTACGACGCCCGTGGACGGTTCGACATCGACGTCGATACCACCAGCTCCAACCCGCTGACCGAGGAGTGTCTCTGCGGGGAGATCATGGCCGGCAAGGCCGATCCCGACGACTGTGCCCTGTTCGGCGAAGAGTGTACGCCACAGGACCCCGTCGGAGCCTGTATGGTCTCGAGCGAAGGACCGTGCAAGATCTGGCTCGAATACGGCGGCCAGCCGGATATCTGA